The following proteins are encoded in a genomic region of Fibrobacter sp.:
- the larE gene encoding ATP-dependent sacrificial sulfur transferase LarE: MEKLSKLQEILSRYDSAVIAFSGGVDSTFLARIAADVTGNNVLLVTASSSTYPVRELEESRKLALSLNMKHRVIVSEELDIAGFSENNPDRCYYCKLELFRKITQIASEEGYAVVFDGSNADDVHDYRPGRRALRELGIISPLCEAGFTKQEIRDISAKMGLSTASKPSFACLASRFPYGEKITGDKLSRVGKAEDSLIKLGFHQFRVRSHGDLARIEIESSQMDMAWAMRGEMERVCREAGFTFAALDLRGYRTGAMNEALNQAGNIQPGAAD; encoded by the coding sequence ATGGAAAAATTATCAAAATTACAAGAGATATTGAGCAGATATGATTCTGCTGTGATCGCCTTTTCTGGAGGGGTAGACAGCACATTTCTTGCAAGGATTGCAGCAGATGTAACAGGGAACAATGTTCTTCTGGTGACCGCATCTTCAAGTACCTATCCTGTACGGGAGCTTGAGGAGTCAAGGAAACTGGCTTTATCGTTGAATATGAAGCACAGGGTAATTGTTTCCGAGGAACTTGACATAGCGGGATTTTCCGAGAATAATCCGGACAGGTGCTATTACTGCAAGCTGGAACTCTTCAGGAAAATTACACAGATAGCCTCTGAGGAGGGGTACGCTGTGGTGTTTGACGGAAGCAATGCTGATGATGTGCATGATTATCGTCCGGGCAGAAGAGCGCTGAGAGAGCTGGGAATTATCTCGCCCCTGTGTGAAGCGGGTTTTACAAAACAGGAAATCAGGGATATCTCGGCAAAAATGGGCCTGTCTACTGCATCAAAACCCTCTTTTGCCTGCCTTGCGTCAAGGTTCCCCTATGGGGAAAAAATAACAGGTGATAAGCTTTCCAGAGTGGGAAAAGCAGAAGATTCTCTGATAAAACTCGGGTTTCACCAGTTCAGGGTCCGCAGCCATGGTGATCTTGCCAGAATAGAAATTGAGAGCAGTCAGATGGATATGGCCTGGGCAATGAGGGGTGAAATGGAAAGAGTGTGCAGGGAAGCGGGGTTTACCTTTGCAGCACTTGATCTGAGAGGCTACAGAACAGGCGCGATGAATGAGGCGTTAAACCAGGCCGGGAATATTCAGCCTGGTGCGGCTGATTAA
- a CDS encoding glycosyltransferase has translation MEMEDELFNKLSIPKLEDYEKFVGAETIDRIFKKAELLKGMHITNISSTYYGGGVAELLSSLTLLMNATGINTGWRIIQGSSDFFSITKKMHNALQGSEIHLTDRKEQIYEHINYQNVIRNHIRHDFVVVHDPQPLPMIRHYKKKGPWLWRCHIDLSSPNKMMWDYLVPFIELYDGVILSIPEYKQSLSTPQFFVMPAIDPFAIKNKELSDQEMEERLRHYDIPTDLPLVVQISRFDACKDPEGVIRAFMIARKKVDATLVLLGAPATDDPEGERIYDSLLHHRDERIIIMSHEDTALVNALQSKASVVLQKSIREGFGLTVTEAMWKGTPVIGGNVGGIKYQIQDGVNGFLVSSIEETADRIVQLLKNPDLAHRMGKLARQTVKEKFLLTRLLEQEIDIFNSFETIYRIKT, from the coding sequence ATGGAAATGGAAGACGAACTGTTTAATAAGCTTTCTATTCCCAAACTTGAGGACTATGAAAAATTTGTAGGAGCAGAAACAATTGATCGGATCTTCAAAAAAGCCGAGCTTCTCAAGGGAATGCATATCACAAACATAAGCTCCACATATTACGGCGGGGGGGTAGCCGAACTTCTCTCATCACTTACCCTGTTAATGAATGCTACAGGGATTAACACCGGATGGAGAATTATTCAGGGATCATCCGATTTTTTCTCCATCACCAAAAAGATGCACAATGCACTGCAGGGCAGCGAAATCCACCTCACAGATCGCAAAGAACAGATTTACGAACATATCAACTACCAGAACGTCATAAGAAACCACATCCGGCATGACTTTGTCGTTGTACATGATCCTCAACCCCTGCCCATGATCCGTCACTACAAAAAGAAAGGGCCATGGCTCTGGAGATGCCACATTGATCTCTCTTCACCCAATAAAATGATGTGGGATTACCTGGTACCCTTTATTGAGTTGTACGATGGAGTAATATTGAGTATTCCCGAATACAAGCAGAGTCTTTCAACACCACAGTTCTTTGTCATGCCTGCCATAGACCCTTTTGCCATTAAAAACAAAGAGCTCTCTGATCAGGAGATGGAGGAAAGGCTCAGACACTACGATATCCCCACCGATTTGCCTCTGGTTGTCCAGATCTCCAGGTTTGATGCCTGTAAAGATCCGGAAGGAGTAATCAGGGCTTTTATGATTGCCAGGAAAAAAGTCGATGCCACCCTGGTACTTCTGGGGGCGCCAGCCACTGATGATCCTGAGGGAGAACGCATTTACGATTCTCTGCTTCACCACCGCGATGAACGGATCATCATAATGAGCCATGAGGATACTGCACTTGTAAACGCTCTTCAGAGTAAAGCCAGTGTCGTTCTGCAGAAATCAATAAGAGAGGGCTTCGGACTGACAGTCACCGAGGCGATGTGGAAAGGCACTCCGGTTATAGGCGGAAATGTGGGTGGAATCAAATACCAGATTCAGGACGGTGTAAATGGTTTTCTGGTCTCAAGCATCGAAGAGACTGCGGATAGAATTGTACAACTGCTGAAGAACCCGGATCTGGCACACAGAATGGGAAAACTTGCCAGACAAACAGTGAAAGAGAAATTTCTTCTCACCCGCCTGCTCGAACAGGAAATAGACATCTTTAACTCCTTTGAGACTATTTACCGAATCAAGACCTGA
- a CDS encoding HD domain-containing protein gives MSLQEECLVLLADNDQSLCSAVSKYLSSVGIKTALAYDGLQAMEMLEQIRPHVVVADLKMPKMDGLEFLKNAGKMISTTPVIITALDPDLDVAVKTVQSGAYDYILKPYQFELLLQKINQAIKSTRLMRENFMLNEMVSLYDITTRLTTTHNLDELLDITFQFCLEVSEAESGSLQLIDRENQELVMVRQKAINSSSVRSSLADLTEWTISKWVFTNGKSLLLADGKTTPETGLNFSRQDISSALSVPIKVSGETIGVVNLNRTSKSPPFNLFNKSVIDVLASQAGVAINNANLYHSINQKLDELMLISSYSERLMGLVDKYDVIRCLYETAIRNFPLDFMGFLVAQRRTHEFMYWSRGEVEDDIVREIRREVIESFNTAVSGHISERKVFIRRIQLSTKTSGYLKLPLAFRYVMPVVWEDLKFGAIFFGSSREMPGESEKKALLSSLVSQTRIALTNSKLYSDMKENYIRTIKALAIAVDAKDTYTHGHSENVMNIAEEIAREMRIDEKNVGIIRDAGLLHDIGKIGIPGYILNKPGPLTYEEFNGIMKTHSTLGANIVKDVPFLHDLHDLILHHHEHYNGGGYPDNLKEDQIPIGARILHVADAFEAMTSNRPYRDSLGKKEAIKRLIEGSGKQFDPIVIKAFLRVASRKNWLDENSSLDEMEQSQRQEV, from the coding sequence ATGAGCCTTCAAGAAGAATGCCTTGTCTTACTGGCCGATAATGATCAGAGCCTCTGTTCGGCCGTTTCAAAATACCTCTCTTCTGTTGGAATCAAGACAGCTTTGGCTTATGATGGTTTGCAGGCGATGGAGATGCTGGAGCAGATCAGGCCTCATGTAGTTGTTGCGGACCTGAAGATGCCGAAGATGGACGGGCTGGAATTTCTTAAGAATGCCGGGAAGATGATTTCCACTACACCGGTTATTATTACCGCACTCGATCCAGATCTCGATGTAGCGGTGAAAACAGTCCAGAGTGGTGCCTATGATTACATCCTCAAACCCTATCAGTTTGAACTGCTCCTTCAGAAGATAAACCAGGCTATTAAATCTACCCGTTTGATGCGTGAGAATTTCATGCTCAACGAGATGGTTTCTCTTTACGATATCACAACCAGGCTTACCACAACCCACAACCTTGACGAATTACTTGATATCACATTTCAGTTCTGCCTTGAGGTATCAGAGGCCGAGAGCGGATCTCTTCAGCTTATAGATAGAGAGAATCAGGAACTGGTCATGGTGAGGCAGAAAGCCATCAATTCATCAAGTGTCCGATCATCGCTTGCTGACCTGACAGAATGGACTATTTCCAAGTGGGTGTTTACTAATGGAAAATCGCTTCTGCTGGCGGATGGTAAGACTACTCCTGAAACTGGACTGAATTTCTCGAGACAGGACATATCGTCAGCCCTTTCAGTGCCTATTAAAGTTTCAGGAGAAACTATAGGTGTAGTGAATCTGAACCGTACCAGCAAGTCTCCTCCCTTTAATCTTTTCAATAAGAGCGTTATCGATGTACTGGCATCACAGGCCGGTGTAGCTATCAACAATGCCAATCTTTACCATTCCATCAATCAGAAGCTCGATGAGCTGATGCTCATATCCAGCTATTCCGAACGGCTTATGGGACTGGTTGATAAATACGATGTGATAAGGTGTCTTTATGAGACCGCGATTCGCAACTTCCCCCTCGATTTCATGGGCTTTCTGGTGGCTCAGCGCAGAACTCATGAGTTTATGTACTGGTCAAGGGGAGAGGTGGAAGATGACATAGTGAGGGAGATTCGCAGAGAGGTTATAGAGAGTTTTAACACTGCAGTTTCCGGACACATAAGCGAACGTAAAGTTTTTATCAGAAGGATACAGCTTTCAACGAAGACATCCGGGTATCTGAAACTTCCATTGGCGTTCAGGTACGTGATGCCGGTTGTATGGGAGGACCTTAAGTTCGGCGCCATTTTCTTTGGATCATCAAGAGAGATGCCGGGAGAGTCCGAAAAGAAGGCACTTCTGTCCAGTCTTGTAAGTCAAACAAGAATTGCCCTGACAAATTCAAAGCTTTACAGTGACATGAAGGAGAATTATATCCGCACAATCAAGGCTCTTGCGATCGCTGTAGACGCTAAAGACACCTATACTCACGGGCATTCGGAAAATGTGATGAACATTGCAGAAGAGATCGCCCGGGAGATGAGGATTGACGAGAAAAATGTAGGGATTATCCGTGATGCCGGACTGCTTCATGACATAGGAAAGATAGGAATCCCGGGATATATTCTCAATAAGCCGGGCCCTTTGACATACGAGGAATTCAATGGCATCATGAAGACTCACAGTACTCTGGGTGCCAATATAGTCAAAGATGTTCCATTCCTTCATGATCTTCATGACCTTATACTTCATCATCACGAACATTATAACGGCGGCGGCTATCCTGATAATCTCAAGGAAGATCAGATTCCGATAGGTGCAAGAATTTTGCATGTTGCCGATGCTTTCGAGGCGATGACTTCCAACAGACCTTACAGAGACAGTCTGGGAAAGAAAGAAGCTATAAAACGTCTGATTGAAGGAAGCGGGAAGCAGTTTGATCCAATTGTCATCAAGGCATTTCTCAGGGTCGCTTCACGGAAAAACTGGCTTGATGAGAATTCATCGCTTGACGAAATGGAACAATCCCAGAGACAGGAAGTATAA
- the greA gene encoding transcription elongation factor GreA, translated as MEKVYLSKDGYDKMMADLEFLKTSKRREIAKQLDLARSFGDLRENAEYEAAKQALALNEIRIRELEEKISRAEIIKPESVQTDKVFLGSKVTLWDMTYEEEVVFELTGSDEADPAEGRISINSPVATALLGHSVGETVEAKAPRGVQKYKILKISR; from the coding sequence ATGGAAAAAGTGTATCTCTCCAAAGATGGATACGACAAAATGATGGCGGATCTTGAATTCCTGAAAACATCCAAAAGAAGGGAGATAGCCAAACAACTCGACCTCGCCCGCTCTTTTGGTGATCTGAGGGAAAACGCAGAATATGAAGCAGCAAAGCAGGCGCTTGCACTGAATGAGATTCGGATAAGAGAACTCGAAGAGAAGATCTCCCGTGCCGAAATTATCAAACCGGAATCTGTTCAAACTGATAAAGTATTTCTGGGATCAAAAGTCACCCTTTGGGATATGACCTACGAAGAAGAAGTGGTCTTTGAACTGACCGGATCTGATGAAGCAGATCCCGCTGAAGGCAGGATTTCTATAAACTCACCTGTAGCAACAGCACTTTTAGGCCATAGTGTCGGTGAAACAGTTGAAGCCAAAGCTCCAAGAGGGGTTCAGAAGTACAAAATCCTCAAGATCTCCCGGTAA
- the galT gene encoding galactose-1-phosphate uridylyltransferase, with protein MSNKKRINCMRQDPISKEWVIFSSARKSRPHHVKTDSANHQLPRYDPNCPFCPGNEKMLPGILFETLGIGDQQWSTRSVPNLYPALSPEGNIEREKTGFYLCMGAYGHHEVIIDHPRHNKGVHQFEYQQMQSLIETYHTRYKELMKDPNVVMVTIFRNHGKRAGTSLPHPHSQIVASPTVPRSIRLQEIRAEEYFDDMGSCIYCDLMHTEIDASERIIALNDSFVSFIPYAAKVPYEIWTLPRRHTADFGSISEKEKEDLSVMMRDLISLLYNHLGDPDYNYLIHSYTRFKSEEPHLHWYIQTIPRILTRAGFEMGSGFFINPDLPEENARLLKIQQQD; from the coding sequence ATGAGCAATAAAAAAAGAATCAACTGTATGCGGCAGGACCCCATCAGTAAAGAATGGGTCATTTTCTCTTCCGCACGTAAATCCAGACCCCATCACGTCAAAACTGACTCTGCCAATCATCAGCTTCCCAGATACGATCCCAATTGTCCTTTCTGCCCCGGAAACGAAAAAATGCTCCCGGGCATCCTCTTTGAAACTCTGGGTATAGGTGATCAGCAGTGGAGTACCCGTTCAGTCCCCAACCTCTACCCTGCCCTCAGTCCTGAGGGCAATATAGAGAGGGAAAAAACCGGCTTTTACCTCTGCATGGGAGCCTACGGCCACCATGAGGTAATCATCGATCACCCCCGCCATAACAAAGGAGTCCATCAGTTTGAATACCAGCAGATGCAATCCCTTATTGAAACGTACCATACCAGGTACAAAGAATTGATGAAAGATCCAAATGTTGTGATGGTAACCATTTTCAGAAATCATGGGAAACGCGCCGGAACATCACTTCCCCATCCCCATTCCCAGATTGTAGCCTCCCCCACAGTACCCAGGTCTATCCGGCTGCAGGAGATCAGAGCCGAGGAGTATTTCGACGACATGGGAAGCTGTATTTATTGTGACCTGATGCATACTGAAATAGATGCATCAGAAAGAATCATAGCACTAAATGATTCCTTTGTCTCATTTATCCCCTACGCTGCAAAGGTACCTTACGAAATCTGGACACTGCCCAGAAGACACACTGCCGATTTCGGCAGCATCTCTGAAAAAGAGAAAGAAGACCTCTCTGTGATGATGCGGGATCTGATTTCACTACTTTACAACCATCTCGGGGATCCGGATTATAATTATCTTATTCACTCCTACACCAGATTCAAATCCGAAGAACCCCACCTCCACTGGTATATCCAGACAATCCCCAGGATTCTAACCAGAGCTGGTTTTGAAATGGGTTCCGGATTCTTCATCAATCCCGACCTTCCCGAGGAAAACGCTCGTTTACTGAAAATTCAGCAGCAAGACTGA
- a CDS encoding Gfo/Idh/MocA family oxidoreductase, whose translation MAKKLRAGVTGAGWPAWQHIRGYKKSADVELVALCDQNKQKLDKTADQYEIPDRYQSFDEMLEKGGLDIVSICTPNYLHAGMAIKALEKGKHVLCEKPMATSVSDAERMIEVSRRSSGMLMVAHQQRFSPQAQYLKKLISAGDFGEIYHVRAYWVRRRGIPGLGGWFTRKEKSGGGALLDIGVHLLDLSMWFLNFPDPLQVISSWGSKFGVKGKGASVSYPAINNEKDFLFDVDDYVFAQINFAGGSSLQLQCSWAGHVKGEEFNMEIWGERGGARLVPLEIYTEHNGVPVDSTPLLQESDPFEEEIVDFVASIKNGTTPSCPPEESIKTVELVEMIYKSGIPEKRGVLEPEIVG comes from the coding sequence ATGGCAAAAAAACTGCGTGCAGGTGTCACTGGCGCTGGTTGGCCGGCGTGGCAGCATATCAGGGGCTACAAAAAATCGGCAGATGTTGAGCTTGTGGCTCTTTGTGATCAGAATAAGCAAAAGCTTGATAAGACAGCCGATCAATATGAAATCCCAGATCGATATCAATCATTTGACGAGATGCTGGAGAAAGGTGGGCTGGATATAGTAAGTATCTGCACCCCGAATTATCTTCACGCCGGGATGGCTATAAAGGCGCTGGAGAAGGGAAAGCATGTCCTTTGTGAGAAGCCAATGGCGACATCTGTATCTGATGCTGAAAGAATGATTGAAGTCTCGAGACGCAGTAGCGGCATGCTTATGGTTGCTCATCAGCAGCGTTTCAGTCCTCAGGCGCAGTACCTGAAAAAGCTTATCTCTGCTGGCGATTTTGGGGAGATCTATCACGTCAGGGCATACTGGGTAAGAAGAAGGGGAATACCGGGGCTGGGGGGATGGTTTACAAGGAAAGAGAAGTCTGGAGGAGGTGCGCTGCTGGATATCGGTGTACACTTACTGGATCTTTCTATGTGGTTTCTGAATTTTCCCGATCCTCTACAGGTGATTTCATCCTGGGGAAGTAAATTCGGAGTAAAGGGAAAGGGTGCCAGTGTATCGTATCCGGCGATTAACAATGAAAAGGATTTTCTGTTTGATGTAGATGATTACGTATTTGCTCAGATCAACTTTGCCGGTGGATCATCGTTGCAACTTCAGTGCAGTTGGGCTGGACATGTAAAGGGAGAGGAATTCAATATGGAGATATGGGGAGAGCGGGGTGGGGCAAGGTTGGTTCCGCTTGAGATCTATACTGAGCACAACGGAGTACCGGTTGACAGCACTCCGCTTCTTCAGGAATCAGACCCTTTTGAGGAGGAGATCGTTGATTTTGTGGCCTCTATAAAAAATGGAACGACTCCCTCATGTCCTCCGGAAGAGAGTATTAAAACTGTAGAACTGGTAGAGATGATCTACAAGTCAGGAATTCCGGAGAAAAGGGGCGTTCTGGAGCCAGAAATTGTCGGCTAA